The Acidobacteriota bacterium genome window below encodes:
- a CDS encoding tetratricopeptide repeat protein translates to MNLLIRQGGSLSARETNNFYINCGDGTFADASGITGLDFPEDGRAFAVGDLDQDGDLDLILKNRNSPQLRLMRNHAGSGYNAASFDLRGTRSNRDAVGAKITIETGAGSRSKFVKIGSGFLSQSSRRVWFGLGNQDGIRKVRIEWPSGDVQTVRDLPANHRIVIVEGWDRTETIPFRSLPQDDPRPDEGGEAPAGDPPLYSGTWLLEKLAAPKFRLPGLNGRHHSLGMYRGRRVLLNFWATWCPPCREELRDLRSHQDDLRDLGAAILAISVDDPADRAKVLEYAREEEFPFPVLLADEDVIAAYNLVNRFLFEKIRDLAVPTSMLLDRDGNIVKIYRGRVPARQIIRDIQSTPRSEEELVRAAFPFPGKSIGMEFARDYTMIADSFRRAGLNDQAAVYYQHQLLEQGHDTPQSWNSLGLLYEQEGKLDQAREAYEKALRLNPDYADSHNNLGAMRLKAGEIDKAIDSYRTAGRLAPWSADVQSNLGHALLKKGLHAEAVRAFRKAHEIDVEAPQPLVNLGNAYLQMKRFQEAVSAYGKALRMRPDSAEVHHNQGYAFLESGRLDDALASFDRALRLRPEYASAQNNRGTVFLRKGRFEDAGRAFEGAIRADSEFRPAYINLAMTRLRGNEIGKAEDVLRRLLKVKPDDAVALDLLAQIEQVKSSAP, encoded by the coding sequence GTGAACCTGCTGATCCGGCAGGGCGGTTCCCTGAGTGCGCGCGAGACCAATAACTTCTACATCAACTGTGGCGACGGAACCTTCGCCGACGCCTCGGGCATCACAGGGTTGGACTTCCCCGAAGATGGACGGGCCTTCGCCGTGGGCGACCTCGACCAGGACGGCGACCTGGACCTCATCCTCAAGAATCGAAATTCGCCGCAACTCCGGCTGATGCGAAACCATGCCGGGAGCGGCTACAACGCGGCCAGTTTCGACCTCAGGGGCACCCGCAGCAACAGGGACGCCGTCGGAGCGAAGATCACCATCGAGACCGGCGCCGGCTCCAGGTCGAAATTCGTCAAGATCGGATCCGGCTTCCTGTCCCAGAGCTCCCGCCGGGTCTGGTTCGGCCTGGGGAACCAGGACGGGATCCGGAAGGTCAGGATCGAGTGGCCCAGCGGGGATGTCCAGACTGTTCGCGATCTTCCGGCCAACCACAGGATCGTGATCGTAGAGGGGTGGGACAGGACGGAGACCATTCCGTTTCGGTCTCTCCCGCAAGATGACCCCAGGCCGGACGAAGGGGGGGAAGCGCCCGCTGGGGATCCTCCTTTGTACAGCGGAACCTGGTTGCTGGAGAAACTTGCCGCACCCAAGTTCCGGTTGCCCGGTTTGAACGGAAGGCATCATTCCCTGGGCATGTACCGGGGCCGCCGGGTGTTGCTGAACTTCTGGGCGACCTGGTGTCCGCCTTGCCGGGAAGAACTGCGGGACCTGCGATCACATCAGGACGATCTGCGAGACCTCGGCGCCGCGATTCTGGCCATCTCCGTCGATGATCCCGCGGACCGCGCAAAGGTGCTGGAGTATGCCCGGGAGGAGGAGTTCCCCTTCCCGGTGCTGCTTGCCGACGAGGACGTCATCGCGGCGTACAACCTGGTGAATCGCTTCCTGTTCGAAAAGATACGCGACCTGGCCGTTCCCACGTCCATGCTTCTGGATCGGGACGGGAACATCGTCAAGATCTACCGGGGCAGAGTTCCGGCCCGCCAGATCATCCGGGACATTCAAAGCACCCCTCGGTCTGAAGAAGAACTGGTCCGGGCCGCCTTTCCCTTTCCCGGGAAATCCATCGGCATGGAATTCGCCCGGGACTACACCATGATCGCCGATTCATTCCGAAGGGCCGGACTCAACGACCAGGCGGCGGTCTACTATCAGCACCAGTTGCTGGAGCAGGGCCACGACACGCCCCAGTCGTGGAACAGCCTCGGGCTTCTCTACGAGCAAGAGGGGAAATTGGACCAGGCGCGTGAGGCCTACGAAAAGGCCCTCCGGCTGAATCCCGACTACGCGGACAGCCACAACAATCTCGGCGCGATGCGCTTGAAGGCGGGGGAAATCGACAAGGCCATAGACAGCTACCGCACCGCCGGGCGATTGGCTCCCTGGTCAGCCGACGTCCAGAGCAACCTGGGCCATGCGCTGCTGAAAAAGGGTCTGCACGCCGAGGCTGTTCGTGCGTTCCGGAAGGCCCATGAGATCGACGTCGAGGCCCCGCAACCCCTGGTCAACCTCGGCAACGCCTATCTGCAGATGAAGCGATTTCAGGAAGCGGTCTCGGCCTACGGCAAGGCATTGCGCATGCGGCCGGATTCCGCCGAGGTCCACCATAACCAGGGCTACGCGTTTCTGGAATCGGGCCGGCTCGACGACGCCTTGGCGTCCTTCGACAGGGCGCTACGGCTGCGGCCCGAATACGCCAGCGCCCAGAACAACAGGGGGACGGTCTTCTTGCGAAAGGGCAGGTTCGAAGACGCGGGCCGCGCGTTCGAGGGGGCGATCCGGGCCGACTCCGAGTTCAGGCCCGCCTATATCAACCTTGCCATGACCCGCCTTCGGGGAAACGAAATCGGGAAAGCCGAGGACGTGCTCCGCCGCCTGCTCAAGGTGAAACCGGACGA